The following coding sequences are from one Mytilus trossulus isolate FHL-02 chromosome 8, PNRI_Mtr1.1.1.hap1, whole genome shotgun sequence window:
- the LOC134681458 gene encoding uncharacterized protein LOC134681458 yields the protein MENTVNDSSITEVSCFEVSYNFQNSETLDVTEHECSIEERSVFVQSSEQILENSVGSFNGRNFQESDLETSSICENSTEELSLIQDNVERRHIHILSPIAERFPAVYDFIDDEPPPPVRAPVLCEEDLFERNSDSNSTDNLSIISSTLPTSGSSTQSEPFGHLEYEHPNFKTSTPVSKGRRDKTNTTTMIMKKACSLALKKATKKCGCERKCTSKKFYERKVIKKLRTLYWTLDTEEREQWFSGKFEDFQPSSESTCNQRFTFRINGNVVCQQAWLQGHGITKSSFYRYRTKWQNSNLTRNSKAGQSFSEQKQAAIHWLGEYIAQRGERPPHQQEVWLPFGMRKKEIYIAYRNEQIMDFNNFMSTTSFYAIWRKFYSHVKIRSTNLFTKCTTCVKLDRALHLQLNPQKRQAIFREKQAHLHRIIMEKLAYYRRRTISRRRPDRYLSLIIDGMDNTKTSLPHFKDRKGKDLASTIPMKTHVTGAINHGTHQKFVFTDIYQYKHDSNLTLNILMKLLWEASKGRPLPPVLYLQADNCFRENKNRFILSFLELLVHRRVFYEIQLSFLYVGHTHEDIDQMFSVFADRLRHTDATTLPELHQHVYNAQELNGCYNVSGWLDPCIAGVKSHSKSNIFRYRYDEAKKLVNVYYRKNSEQPWKTLRRGFFKVRPNGLPLLPNSNPPVLMASFHLLDMDVLKKGNSIWSTYLTQEARLWWTNKLSFIQNMQSNKYQLTQYSRKGCIWRLNSFKPYDKNALEDSVDGTDPVPSDVRQLLAGEQETPEIIVNN from the exons ATGGAAAATACTGTAAATGATTCAAGCATAACAGAAGTTTCATGTTTTGAAGTGtcttataattttcaaaatagtgaAACCTTGGATGTTACTGAACACGAGTGTTCTATTGAAGAAAGATCAGTCTTTGTGCAATCTAGTGAACAAATTTTGGAAAACAGTGTGGGTTCATTTAATGGAAGAAATTTTCAGGAGAGTGACTTAGAAACATCAAGTATTTGCGAAAACAGTACTGAAGAATTATCACTTATACAAGATAATGTGGAGAGAAGGCACATCCACATACTGTCGCCAATTGCTGAAAGGTTTCCAGCAGTTTACGATTTTATTGATGATGAACCACCGCCACCCGTAAGAGCACCTGTTTTGTGCGAAGAAGATCTTTTTGAACGAAATTCGGATTCTAATAGTACAGATAATTTGTCCATCATTAGCTCAACACTGCCAACAAGTGGATCTTCCACACAGTCGGAACCTTTTGGGCATTTGGAATATGAGCATCCTAATTTCAAGACTAGTACACCAGTTTCAAAGGGACGTAGAG ATAAAACCAACACAACGACTATGATAATGAAAAAAGCATGTTCTTTGGCCTTAAAGAAAGCTACGAAAAAGTGTGGATGCGAAAGAAAATGTACTTctaaaaaattctatgaaagAAAAGTTATAAAGAAATTGAGAACATTATATTGGACTCTAGACACGGAAGAAAGGGAACAGTGGTTTTCTGGAAAATTTGAAGACTTTCAACCATCATCTGAAAGTACATGTAATCAAAGGTTTACTTTTCGTATAAATGGGAATGTGGTTTGTCAACAAGCATGGCTACAAGGACATGGTATAACAAAGAGTAGCTTTTACAGATACAGAACAAAATGGCAGAATAGTAACCTAACAAGAAACTCGAAAGCGGGCCAATCTTTCAGTGAACAAAAGCAAGCAGCTATCCATTGGTTGGGAGAATACATTGCTCAACGTGGAGAAAGGCCACCTCATCAACAAGAAGTCTGGTTGCCTTTTGGAATGCGGAAGAAAGAAATTTATATAGCATATAGAAACGAACAGATAAtggatttcaataattttatgtCTACAACATCTTTTTACGCCATTTGGAGGAAGTTTTATAGTCATGTTAAAATCAGatca aCAAATCTTTTTACAAAGTGCACAACATGCGTTAAACTTGACAGAGCACTACATCTTCAACTGAATCCGCAGAAAAGACAAGCTATTTTCAGAGAAAAACAAGCCCATCTTCATCGGATCAT AATGGAGAAACTGGCATATTACCGTAGGAGAACGATATCTCGTAGGCGGCCTGACAGGTATCTCAGTTTGATAATTGATGGAATGGACAATACTAAGACCAGTTTACCACATTTTAAAGATAGAAAAGGAAAA gaCCTTGCTTCAACCATTCCGATGAAAACACACGTAACTGGTGCCATTAACCATGGCACACatcaaaaatttgttttcactGATATTTATCAGTATAAACATGATTCCAATCTGACGTTGAACATCTTGATGAAGTTATTGTGGGAGGCTTCAAAG GGACGTCCATTACCTCCAGTATTGTACCTCCAGGCAGATAATTGCTTTAGggaaaacaaaaacagatttaTCCTTTCATTTCTAGAACTTCTGGTCCATCGTCGAGTTTTCTATGAG ATTCAGTTGTCCTTTCTGTATGTTGGTCATACGCATGAAGACATTGACCAAATGTTTAGTGTATTTGCTGATAGACTGAGGCACACGGATGCCACAACTCTTCCTGAACTACATCAACATGTGTATAATGCACAGGAACTGAATGGGTGCTATAATGTGAGCGGTTGGCTAGACCCATGCATAGCTGGAGTTAAAAGCCATTCCAAGTCGAATATTTTTAGATACAGATATGATGAGGCAAAGAAGTTAGTGAATGTATACTATCGAAAAAATTCAGAACAGCCATGGAAAACTCTCCGAAGAGGATTTTTCAAAGTGAGACCAAATGGGTTACCATTGCTACCAAATTCAAATCCACCAGTACTCATGGCCTCTTTTCACCTTTTAGACATGGATGTTTTAAAAAAGGGCAATTCTATCTGGTCAACATATTTGACGCAAGAAGCCAGATTATGGTGGACGAATAAACTGTCTTTTATACAGAATATGCAGAGTAACAAATACCAACTGACACAATATTCCAGAAAGGGATGTATTTGGCGACTGAATTCGTTTAAGCCATATGACAAAAATGCACTTGAAGATTCTGTGGATGGCACTGATCCCGTGCCATCCGATGTAAGACAGCTTCTAGCGGGCGAACAGGAAACACCGGAG attaTTGTCAATAATTGA